One genomic segment of Syngnathus typhle isolate RoL2023-S1 ecotype Sweden linkage group LG8, RoL_Styp_1.0, whole genome shotgun sequence includes these proteins:
- the pcgf5b gene encoding polycomb group RING finger protein 5-B, with translation MAAGGKTHQVRDFNRFITCYLCGGYLIKPTTVTECLHTFCKSCIVQHFEESNDCPKCGIQVHETNPLEMLRLDNTLEEIIFKLVPGLREQEEERELAFWRNTQCRQNLTADAGTGIPDVTVAAAATDYHRSDPQIAICLDCLHNSGSASETSVTDLMKKFIRCSSRVTVGTIKKFLSLKLKLPSSYELDVLCNGEIMGRDHTMEFIYMTRWRLRADNTYPMVLEYRPRIDFG, from the exons ATGGCCGCCGGCGGAAAGACACACCAAGTGCGAGACTTCAACCGTTTCATCACCTGCTACCTTTGCGGGGGTTACCTCATCAAACCCACAACCGTCACTGAGTGCCTGCACACCT TTTGTAAGAGTTGCATTGTACAGCACTTTGAGGAGAGCAACGACTGTCCCAAATGTGGCATCCAGGTCCACGAGACAAACCCCCTGGAGATGCTCAG GTTGGACAACACTCTGGAGGAGATCATCTTCAAGTTGGTTCCGGGCCTCCGAGAGC aggaggaggagcgggaGCTGGCATTCTGGAGGAACACCCAGTGCAGACAGAACCTCacag CCGATGCAGGGACGGGGATTCCTGATGTGACCGTTGCTGCCGCCGCCACCGACTACCACAGGAGCGACCCTCAGATTGCCATCTGTCTCGACTGCCTGCACAACTCGGGCAGCGCCAGCGAAACCAGCGTCACG GACCTGATGAAGAAATTTATCCGCTGCTCCAGTCGCGTGACGGTGGGCACCATCAAGAAGTTCCTCAGCCTCAAACTCAAACTGCCCAGCTCCTACGAG CTGGACGTGCTGTGCAACGGCGAGATCATGGGCCGAGACCACACCATGGAGTTCATCTACATGACCAGATGGAGGCTGCGGGCCGACAAC ACGTATCCCATGGTCCTGGAGTACCGACCGCGCATCGACTTTGGATGA